The region GGGGTCATGGCGATGGCCGTCGGCCCTCCGAAGGCGACCCGGGTGCGCTCGGGAGCGAAGAAGGCGGTGTGGAACCCGGCCCCGGCCGTGAGCCTGCCCGAGTGCACCTCCCCCGCGGGCACCCACAGCCCGCACCCCTCCGAGACGGTGAAGACGCTGTCCCCGACCCGCGAGGTCAGGGCACCGCGGCTCACCCACACCAGCTCGTGCGCGGGGTGCACGTGCGGCTCCCACTCCGCGGGGGCGCCCAGCACGTGCGACTCGGCGATGATCACGAAGGGCGTCGCGGCGCCCCGCGGGAGCGGGGCGGCCCGCCGCACCGAGGTGTTGGACTCGCGCCGCCAGGCGCCCCGGCCCGCGCCCTCGTGCGGCCGCGCCGCGTCGGCCGAGGACGCGCGGCGGCCTGCCGGCCCGGTCTGTGTCCCACTCACGGGCGGCTCACCCCATCGGCTCTCGGAAACGGCCGCCGGCCGGTGTCCCGGCCCGCCCCACCTGGGCGGACGGCGCGGCGGCGGCACCACCACGGTATCCGCCCCCCGCGGGGGCCGCCGGCCGGGGCGGTTCAGGCGTAGAGGGCGGCGATCGCGGAGAGCACCCGGTCGCGGGCCGCGCCGGCGTCCTCGCGGCCGATGAGGACGTAGTAGGCCAGGCCCTCGGCAAGGGCGGCCAGGGCGACCGCCTCCCGGTCCGGCTCCACCGCGGCCGGGAGCGCGCCGGCCTCCCGGTCCCGGCGCAGCAGGTCGGCGAGCCGCCCGTGGAAGCGCTCGTACTCGCCGCGCATGCGGTCGGCGATGGACTCCTCCGACAGGGCCAGCGCGGTGAAGGACTGGCGGATGCGCATGTGGGTGCGCGTGGGCGCGTCGTAGGGGATCAGCTCGGTGAGGACCGCGGTCAGCGCCTCGCGGGGCGGGGAGTCCGCGCCGGCCCGGGCGGCGATGCGGGTGCTGCTCAGGGCGTTGGCCCGGTCGAAGGCGGCCTCGATCAGCTCGTGGCGGGCCGGGAAGTAGTGCTGGACCCGGCCGGGCGAGACCCCGGCGCGGGCGGCGACCGTGCTCTGCGACACCGCCGACAGCCCCTCGGCGGCCACCACCTCCAGCACCGCGTCCGCGATCTCGTTCCGGCGCCGTTCGTACGCGGCCCCCCGGCCGCGGGCCCGTCGCTCCATCCCCGCCCCCCTTTTTCCAATGTGGACACATCGGTTTGACCGGGCCATCGTAGCCCGGCTACGGTCTCAGGCAAACCGATGCGGTCACATCGTTCTGATGGGGAGGGGCGTCATGGGAGAACGCGCGGCCGGCGCCGGGCCCGGCGCGGCGCACCGGGGCGTGCTCGCCCTGGTCTGCACGGCGCAGTTCATGGTGGTGCTCGACGTGTCGGTGGTCAACGTCGCGCTCCCGCCGATCCGGGCGGCGCTGGACTTCGCACCGGGCGGGGTGCAGTGGGTGGCGGGGGCCTACGCGCTGGCCTTCGCCGGGTTCCTACTCCCGGGCGGCCGCCTGGCCGACCTGTACGGGCGGTCGCAGGCGTTCACCGCCGGGCTCGCGCTGTTCACCGCGGCCAGTCTGGTCGGCGGGCTGGCCACCGCACCGTGGGTGCTGGTCGCCGCCCGCGCCGCGCAGGGGCTGGGCGCCGCCGTGCTGGCCCCGGCCACGCTGACCGTGCTGACCTCCGCCTTCCCCGAGGGACCCGCCCGGGTCCGGGCCCTGGCCGTCTGGACGGCGGTCGGTCTGGCCGGCGGGGCCTCGGGCAACCTCGTCGGCGGGCTGCTCACCGAGGCGCTGTCCTGGCGGGCCGTCCTGCTGGTCAACGTCCCCCTGGGGCTGCTCGCCGTGGGCACGGCCCTGCGCGTGCTGACCGGCGGGCACCGCCGCGCGGCGGTGCGCGGCGGCCTGGACGTGCCCGGAGCCCTGGCGGCCGCCGTCGGACTCACCGCGCTCACCTACGGCCTCACCCGCGCCGCCGACCACGGGCGGGCGGACCCGGGCGCGGTCGCCTGCCTGGCCGCGGGGGTCCTCGCGCTGGCCGTCCTGGCCGTGGTCGAGACCCGCACGGCGGCCGCCCCGCTGCTGCCGCCGCGGCTGCTGCGCGAGCGCGCGACCGGCCTGGGCAACCTCCTGATGCTGCTGTCGGGGGCCTGTCTCCAGATCCCGATGTGGTACTTCCTCGCCTTCGCCATGCACGACGTCCTGGGGTTCGGGGCACTGGCCACCGGACTGGGGTTCCTCCCCCACACCCTGGTCACCATGCTCGTCGGCTGGCGGGTGGCGCCCCGGCTCATGGAGCGCTTCCGGGCCCGCACCCTGGTGGCCGCCGGGGCTCTCACCGCCGCGGCGGGCTTCGCCTGGCAGGCGGCGGCCCTGTCCTCGGGCGCCTACCTCACGGCGGTCGCGGGCCCGGCGGTGGCGATCGCGCTGGGCGCGGGGCTGTTCGCCACGCCGCTGACCGCCGTCGTCACCTCCGGGGCGCGCGCCGAGGACGCCGGGGCCGTCTCGGGGCTGATGAACACCGCCAAACAGGCCGGCGGCGCGGTGGGGCTCGCGCTCCTGGTCCCCCTGGCCTCCGCCGGGTCCGCGGCGGGCGGCCCGGCCGCCGGGTACACCGCCGTCTTCTGGGCCCTCGCGGCGGTGCAGGCCGCGACCGCGCTCCTGGCCCTCCTCCTACCCGCCCGCCCCGGCCCCGGGCCGACGGGCCCGGGGGCCGTCCGCGGCGGGGCGGCGCCCGGCGCGGACGCCGTTGGCGATGACCAGGACCTCGGCTAGCTCGTGGGTGAGGATGACGGCCGCCAGCCCCAGGACGCCGAACGCCGAAAGCGGGACGAGGGCGAGCAGGATCCCGCCCGACAGCACCAGGCTCTGGAGCATGACGCGCCGGGAGCGGCGGGCGTGGGCCAGGGCCCGGGGCAGGGCGCGCAGGTCCTCGCCCATGAGCGCCACGTCGGCGGTCTCGATCGCGACGTCGGTGCCCATGGCGCCCATGGCCACCCCGGTGTCGGCGGTGGCCAGGGCGGGGGCGTCGTTGACGCCGTCGCCGACCATCGCCACCGGCCCGTGGCGGCGCAGGCCGGCGACCAGGGCCGCCTTGTCCTCGGGGCGCAGGTCGGCGTGGACCTCGGTGACGCCGACCTGCGCGGCCAGGGCGCGGGCGGTGCGCTCGTTGTCTCCGGTGAGCATGACGGTGCGCACGCCCATGCGGTGCAGGGCGGCCACCGCCTCGACCGCCTCGGGGCGCGGCTCGTCGCGGATCGCGACCGCCCCGACCACCGAGCCGGCGGCCTCGACCAGGACGGTGGTGGCGCCCTGCTCCTGGAGGCGGACCACGGCCGGGGCCAGGGGGCCGGGGTCGATGTAGCCGGGGCGGCCCAGCCGCAGGGGCGTGCCGTCGGCGGAGGTTCCGGCCAGGCCGCTGCCGGGCACCGCCGCCACGTCCCGGGCCGGCTCCGGGGCGGGGCGGGCGGCCAGGATCGCGGCGGCCAGGGGGTGCTCGCTGCGCGCCTCCAGGGCGGCGGCCGCGGCGAGGACCTCCTCGCGGGTGTGCCCGGGTGCGGGCTCGACGGCCACCACGGCGGGCCGGTTGCGGGTGAGGGTCCCGGTCTTGTCCAGGGCGACGACCCGCACGGTCCCGAACGCCTCCAGGGCGGCCCCGCCCTTGACCAGCACGCCCGACCGGCTCGCCGCGCCGACGGCGGCGACCACGGTGACGGGGACGGAGATGGCGAACGCGCACGGGGAGGCGGCCACGAGCACCACCAGGGCGCGCTCGATCCAGACCCCCGGGTCGCCGAACACCGAGCCGACGGCGGCGATCAGGGCCGCGGCGACGAGGACGCCGGGGACCAGGGGCCGGGCGATCCCGGCGGCCAGGCGCTGGGCGGCGCCCTTGCGGGCCTGCTCGCGCTCGACGATGTGCACGATCCGGGACAGGGAGTTGTCGGCCACCCGGGCGGTGACCTCGACCTCCAGGGCGCCGCCGCCGTTGACGGTGCCCGCGAACACCCCGGTGCCCTCGACCGCCTCCACCGGTACGGACTCGCCGGTGACGGTCGAGGTGTCCACGGTGGAGCGGCCCGAGCGGACCACGCCGTCGGTGGCGACGCGCTCGCCGGGGCGGACCAGCAGCAGGTCGCCCTCCCGTAGTTCGGCGGGGGCGACGGTGGCCTCGCAGCCGCCGCGCAGCACGGTCGCCTTCGCCGGGACCAGGTCGAGCAGGGCGCGCAGACCGCGGCGGGTGTGCGCCACGGCGTGGTCCTCCAGCGCCTCGGCCAGGGAGAACAGGAAGGCGAGCATGGCGGCCTCGCCCACCTCCCCGAGCAGGACGGCGCCGGCCATGGCCACCGTCATCAGCGTGCCCACGCCGAGCCTTCCCCGGGCCAGCGCCCGCAGGGTGCCGGGCACGAACGTCCACCCGCCCGCGGCGATCGCGGCGGCGAACAGCGCGGTCGCGACCGCGGGAAGGCCGATCAACCACTCGGTGAGCAGCCCGGACAGCCAGAACACCCCTGCGGCCGCGGCCCAGCGCACGGCGGCCGAGTGCCACCACGCGCCCGGGGCCTCCCCCGGCCCGGACGCGGGCGCGCCACAGGTCGGGTCGCCGCACCCGTCGCCGTCGGCGGCCGCCCCGGCGGGGGCACGGCCGCGGCCACCGTCCGCACCGCGGCCGTCGGCGGCGGTGCCCGGGAGGTGACGATCGCGGACGCCGCCGTCCGCGCAGCAGGGGCAGGCGACCTCGGCCGGCGCACGGGACGCGGGAGCGGCGGTCGGGTCCGGCAGCGGGCGGACACGGGGCGGCTCGGGAGCGCCGTCGTCACCGCAGCACAGGTCGGACACGGCTCAGCCCTCTCCCGCCGCGGGCACGGGGCCGGCCTCGGGCAGCAGCAGGGACAGCAGGGCGTGTCCGGTGTCGGTGAGGCGGTACATGACGAGCTTGCCGTCGCGCCGGGAGGCCGCCAGCCCGGCGGCGCGCAGCCGGCGGACGTGGTGGGAGACGAGGTTCTGCGCGGCGGAGCAGACCCACGCCAGGTCGCACACGCACAGCTCCCCGCCGGCCGCCAGGGCGCGGGCGATGCGCAGCCGGGTGGGGTCGGCCAGGGCGTGCGCCCGCTCGGCGGCGGCCCGGACGTCCTCGTCGGCGGGGACGACGGCGCGGACCGCCTCGGCCTGGGGCAGGTCGAGGCAGAGGAGGTCACAGGAGTCGGAAGACATACCAACAAACTAACACTCGTTGATATGTTGAGTCGACGCCGGGGGCGGGGCCGGCGGCCCGCCCCGGCGCGGCCCGGGGGAACGGACGGACCCCCGGATCAGAGGGTGAGGAGCACCTTGGTGGCGCGGCGCTCGTCCATCGCCCGGTAGCCCTCGGCGGCCTCCTCGATGGGCAGGGTGAGGTCGAACACCGCTCCCGGGTCGATCCGGTCGGTCATGATCAGATCGACCAGCTCGGGCAGGAACCGGCGCACCGGCGCCGGCCCGCCCAGCAGGCTCACGGTGGAGAAGAACAGGTCCATGCCGTCCAGCTCGACCCCGTGGGCGACGCCCACGTACCCGACGTGCCCGCCCGGGCGCGTGGAGTGGATCGCCTGCATCATGGACTCCTGGGTCCCCACCGCCTCGATCGTGGAGTGGGCGCCGTAGCCGCCGGTCAGCTCCTTGACCCGGGTGACGCCCGCCTCGCCCCGCTCCTCGACGACGTCGGTCGCGCCGAACCGCCGGGCCAGCGCCTGCCGGTCCGCGTGGCGCGACATCGCGATGACCCGCTCGGCGCCCAGCCTCCTGGCCGCCAGAACCCCCAGCAGCCCCACCGCGCCGTCGCCGACCACCGCGACGGTCTTCCCGGGACCGGCCTGGGCGGCGACGGCGGCGAACCAGCCGGTGCCGAGCACGTCGGAGGCGGCCAGCAGGCTGCGCGCCTGCGCCTCGGTGGGCTCCCCGGGGACCTTGACCAGGGTGCCGTCGGCGAGCGGGATGCGCGCGTACTCGGCCTGGGTGCCGATCGCGCCCATCATCACCTGGTGGACGCAGCGGGACTGGAACCCGGCCCGGCAGATCTCGCAGGTGTTGTCGGAGGCCACGAACGACCCCACGACGAAGTCGCCCACCGCGATCTCCTCCACCCGGGCGCCGACCTGCTCGACGACCCCGATGTACTCGTGGCCCATCCGTGCGGGCCCGT is a window of Nocardiopsis changdeensis DNA encoding:
- a CDS encoding zinc-dependent alcohol dehydrogenase family protein → MRAVVMHAPGDVRVEDVEKPVIVEPTDAVIRVTAACICGSDLWPYRGVEKQDGPARMGHEYIGVVEQVGARVEEIAVGDFVVGSFVASDNTCEICRAGFQSRCVHQVMMGAIGTQAEYARIPLADGTLVKVPGEPTEAQARSLLAASDVLGTGWFAAVAAQAGPGKTVAVVGDGAVGLLGVLAARRLGAERVIAMSRHADRQALARRFGATDVVEERGEAGVTRVKELTGGYGAHSTIEAVGTQESMMQAIHSTRPGGHVGYVGVAHGVELDGMDLFFSTVSLLGGPAPVRRFLPELVDLIMTDRIDPGAVFDLTLPIEEAAEGYRAMDERRATKVLLTL
- a CDS encoding TetR/AcrR family transcriptional regulator encodes the protein MERRARGRGAAYERRRNEIADAVLEVVAAEGLSAVSQSTVAARAGVSPGRVQHYFPARHELIEAAFDRANALSSTRIAARAGADSPPREALTAVLTELIPYDAPTRTHMRIRQSFTALALSEESIADRMRGEYERFHGRLADLLRRDREAGALPAAVEPDREAVALAALAEGLAYYVLIGREDAGAARDRVLSAIAALYA
- a CDS encoding MFS transporter; the encoded protein is MGERAAGAGPGAAHRGVLALVCTAQFMVVLDVSVVNVALPPIRAALDFAPGGVQWVAGAYALAFAGFLLPGGRLADLYGRSQAFTAGLALFTAASLVGGLATAPWVLVAARAAQGLGAAVLAPATLTVLTSAFPEGPARVRALAVWTAVGLAGGASGNLVGGLLTEALSWRAVLLVNVPLGLLAVGTALRVLTGGHRRAAVRGGLDVPGALAAAVGLTALTYGLTRAADHGRADPGAVACLAAGVLALAVLAVVETRTAAAPLLPPRLLRERATGLGNLLMLLSGACLQIPMWYFLAFAMHDVLGFGALATGLGFLPHTLVTMLVGWRVAPRLMERFRARTLVAAGALTAAAGFAWQAAALSSGAYLTAVAGPAVAIALGAGLFATPLTAVVTSGARAEDAGAVSGLMNTAKQAGGAVGLALLVPLASAGSAAGGPAAGYTAVFWALAAVQAATALLALLLPARPGPGPTGPGAVRGGAAPGADAVGDDQDLG
- a CDS encoding ArsR/SmtB family transcription factor; its protein translation is MSSDSCDLLCLDLPQAEAVRAVVPADEDVRAAAERAHALADPTRLRIARALAAGGELCVCDLAWVCSAAQNLVSHHVRRLRAAGLAASRRDGKLVMYRLTDTGHALLSLLLPEAGPVPAAGEG
- a CDS encoding heavy metal translocating P-type ATPase, which translates into the protein MSDLCCGDDGAPEPPRVRPLPDPTAAPASRAPAEVACPCCADGGVRDRHLPGTAADGRGADGGRGRAPAGAAADGDGCGDPTCGAPASGPGEAPGAWWHSAAVRWAAAAGVFWLSGLLTEWLIGLPAVATALFAAAIAAGGWTFVPGTLRALARGRLGVGTLMTVAMAGAVLLGEVGEAAMLAFLFSLAEALEDHAVAHTRRGLRALLDLVPAKATVLRGGCEATVAPAELREGDLLLVRPGERVATDGVVRSGRSTVDTSTVTGESVPVEAVEGTGVFAGTVNGGGALEVEVTARVADNSLSRIVHIVEREQARKGAAQRLAAGIARPLVPGVLVAAALIAAVGSVFGDPGVWIERALVVLVAASPCAFAISVPVTVVAAVGAASRSGVLVKGGAALEAFGTVRVVALDKTGTLTRNRPAVVAVEPAPGHTREEVLAAAAALEARSEHPLAAAILAARPAPEPARDVAAVPGSGLAGTSADGTPLRLGRPGYIDPGPLAPAVVRLQEQGATTVLVEAAGSVVGAVAIRDEPRPEAVEAVAALHRMGVRTVMLTGDNERTARALAAQVGVTEVHADLRPEDKAALVAGLRRHGPVAMVGDGVNDAPALATADTGVAMGAMGTDVAIETADVALMGEDLRALPRALAHARRSRRVMLQSLVLSGGILLALVPLSAFGVLGLAAVILTHELAEVLVIANGVRAGRRPAADGPRARRPGAGAGG